Proteins from a single region of Urocitellus parryii isolate mUroPar1 chromosome 4, mUroPar1.hap1, whole genome shotgun sequence:
- the Rnf121 gene encoding E3 ubiquitin ligase RNF121 isoform X2, protein MEMVTLFQMWVVPLYFTVKLHWWRFLVIWIIFSAVTAFVTFRATRKPLVQTTPRLVYKWFLLIYKISYATGIIGYMAVMFTLFGLNLLFKIKPEDAMDFGISLLFYGLYYGVLERDFAEMCADYMASTIGFYSESGMPTKHLSDSVCAVCGQQIFVDVSEEGIIENTYRLSCNHVFHEFCIRGWCIVGKKQTCPYCKEKVDLKRMFSNPWERPHVMYGQLLDWLRYLVAWQPVIIGLVQGINYILGLE, encoded by the exons ATGGTGACCCTCTTTCAGATGTGGGTTGTTCCCCTCTATTTCACAGTGAAGCTGCACTGGTGGAGATTCCTAGTGATCTGGATCATCTTCTCTGCTGTCACAGCCTTCGTCACCTTCCGAGCCACACGGAAACCTCTAGTGCAGACAACTCCAAG GTTGGTTTATAAATGGTTCCTGTTGATCTATAAAATCAGCTATGCCACTGGCATCATTGGCTACATGGCGGTCATGTTTACCCTCTTTGGTCTTAATTTATTATTCAA GATTAAACCAGAAGATGCCATGGACTTTGGCATTTCTCTCCTCTTCTATGGTCTCTACTATGGAGTTCTTGAGCGGGATTTTGCAGAAATGTGTGCAGACTACATGGCGTCTACTATAGGG tttTACAGTGAGTCAGGCATGCCTACCAAACACCTTTCGGACAGcgtgtgtgctgtgtgtgggcAGCAGATCTTTGTGGACGTCAGTGAAGAGGGCATCATCGAGAACACATATAGGTTGTCCTGCAATCATGT ATTCCATGAGTTCTGCATCCGTGGCTGGTGCATTGTTGGAAAGAAGCAGACGTGTCCCTACTGCAAAGAGAAGGTAGACCTGAAGAGAATGTTCAGCAACCC CTGGGAGAGGCCTCATGTCATGTATGGACAACTGCTGGATTGGCTTCGATACTTGGTAGCCTGGCAGCCTGTCATCATTGGCCTGGTGCAAGGCATCAACTACATCCTGGGCCTGGAATAG
- the Rnf121 gene encoding E3 ubiquitin ligase RNF121 isoform X3 produces MAVMFTLFGLNLLFKIKPEDAMDFGISLLFYGLYYGVLERDFAEMCADYMASTIGFYSESGMPTKHLSDSVCAVCGQQIFVDVSEEGIIENTYRLSCNHVFHEFCIRGWCIVGKKQTCPYCKEKVDLKRMFSNPWERPHVMYGQLLDWLRYLVAWQPVIIGLVQGINYILGLE; encoded by the exons ATGGCGGTCATGTTTACCCTCTTTGGTCTTAATTTATTATTCAA GATTAAACCAGAAGATGCCATGGACTTTGGCATTTCTCTCCTCTTCTATGGTCTCTACTATGGAGTTCTTGAGCGGGATTTTGCAGAAATGTGTGCAGACTACATGGCGTCTACTATAGGG tttTACAGTGAGTCAGGCATGCCTACCAAACACCTTTCGGACAGcgtgtgtgctgtgtgtgggcAGCAGATCTTTGTGGACGTCAGTGAAGAGGGCATCATCGAGAACACATATAGGTTGTCCTGCAATCATGT ATTCCATGAGTTCTGCATCCGTGGCTGGTGCATTGTTGGAAAGAAGCAGACGTGTCCCTACTGCAAAGAGAAGGTAGACCTGAAGAGAATGTTCAGCAACCC CTGGGAGAGGCCTCATGTCATGTATGGACAACTGCTGGATTGGCTTCGATACTTGGTAGCCTGGCAGCCTGTCATCATTGGCCTGGTGCAAGGCATCAACTACATCCTGGGCCTGGAATAG
- the Il18bp gene encoding interleukin-18-binding protein produces the protein MYITTMGQNWIPDSSSLWVLLLYLHIVTLLAGATPVPQTITAATASAGISKDPSPSWSPTLPPAKRCPALEVTWPEVEVPLNGTLTLSCTACSHFPDFNILYWLGNGSFIEHLPGRLREGSTSREPGIKSTRLWRSLVLEELSPALRNTIFSCVFMDPGQVAQHHIILAQLWAGPRVVLPGPQEALPSSQSPGPQLPTSAGSRVSTGPRIAPP, from the exons ATGTACATCACGACCATGGGACAGAACTGGATACCAG ACTCCAGTTCTTTGTGGGTACTGCTTCTGTATCTTCACATCGTCACTCTTTTGGCTGGAGCCACACCTGTTCCTCAGACTATCACAGCTGCCACTGCCTCAGCTGGGATCTCCAAGGACCCTAGCCCCTCTTGGTCTCCAACACTTCCACCAGCTAAGCGGTGCCCAGCATTGGAGGTGACCTGGCCAGAAGTGGAAGTGCCACTGA ATGGAACGCTGACCTTGTCCTGTACTGCCTGCAGTCACTTCCCCGACTTCAACATCCTATACTGGTTGGGCAATGGTTCCTTCATTGAGCACCTCCCAGGCCGGCTGAGAGAGGGCAGCACCAG TCGAGAGCCTGGAATTAAAAGCACTCGACTGTGGAGATCCTTGGTGCTAGAGGAATTGAGCCCTGCCCTGCGAAACACCATCTTCTCCTGTGTGTTTATGGACCCTGGACAGGTTGCCCAGCATCATATCATCCTGGCACAGCTCTGG GCTGGGCCGAGGGTGGTCCTGCCTGGCCCTCAAGAAGCCCTGCCTTCCAGCCAGAGCCCAGGTCCCCAGCTGCCCACATCAGCAGGGTCAAGAGTGAGCACAGGGCCAAGAATAGCACCACCGTGA